From a region of the Sesamum indicum cultivar Zhongzhi No. 13 linkage group LG3, S_indicum_v1.0, whole genome shotgun sequence genome:
- the LOC105158882 gene encoding probable serine/threonine-protein kinase PBL21 — MNCFSCMNPKFKDVDFDEDMSPRSIDSSVAGRGKQKVNDNESVKKGGFVKAKGKDSKDNVATCFSFKELSLATQNFKEANLIGEGGFGCVYKGRLESGMIVAVKQLNHEGLQGNQEFVVEVLMLSLLHHPNLVNLIGYCSDRDQRLLVYEFMPMGSLENHLFDLEPNQTPLSWSTRLKIAVGAARGLEFLHCRANPPVIYRDLKSSNILLDNDYNVKLSDFGLAKLGPVGDKTHVSTRVMGTYGYCAPEYAMSGKLTLKSDIYSFGVVLLELISGRRAMDFSKKPGEQNLVVWSRPFLKDRKQFVQMVDPLLEGRYSVKSLQQAVLITSLCIHEQANVRPNITEVVHALEYLATQADTSRKGRSQVPASPLRLM, encoded by the exons atgaattgcTTTTCTTGTATGAACCCTAAGTTCAAAGATGTTGATTTTGATGAAGATATGAGCCCAAGATCCATTGACTCCTCAG TTGCTGGGAGGGGAAAGCAAAAAGTCAATGATAATG AGAGTGTAAAGAAGGGAGGCTTTGTGAAAGCAAAAGGCAAAGACAGCAAGGACAATGTGGCGACCTGCTTCTCGTTCAAGGAGCTCTCTCTGGCCACACAGAACTTTAAGGAGGCTAATTTGATTGGCGAAGGCGGTTTTGGATGCGTTTACAAAGGCCGCCTAGAATCTGGCATG ATTGTTGCTGTAAAGCAACTCAATCATGAAGGGCTTCAAGGGAATCAAGAATTCGTCGTAGAGGTTCTTATGCTAAGTCTGCTGCACCATCCCAACCTTGTGAACCTGATCGGGTATTGTTCCGACCGTGACCAGCGGCTTTTGGTTTATGAGTTCATGCCAATGGGTAGTCTGGAGAATCACCTATTTG ATCTTGAACCCAATCAGACGCCACTAAGTTGGAGCACGAGACTGAAGATTGCAGTTGGTGCAGCTCGTGGTCTTGAATTCCTCCACTGCAGAGCAAATCCACCCGTCATATACCGTGATTTGAAGTCTTCAAACATACTGTTGGACAACGACTACAATGTTAAGTTATCTGATTTTGGACTTGCCAAACTAGGACCCGTCGGGGACAAGACTCACGTCTCTACACGGGTGATGGGAACCTATGGATATTGTGCTCCAGAGTATGCAATGAGCGGCAAGCTGACGCTGAAATCAGACATCTATAGCTTTGGCGTCGTCCTCTTGGAGCTTATCAGCGGGCGCAGGGCTATGGACTTCAGTAAGAAACCCGGAGAGCAGAATTTGGTTGTCTGG TCTCGTCCATTCCTGAAAGACCGAAAGCAATTTGTCCAAATGGTGGATCCGCTGCTAGAAGGGCGATACTCGGTGAAGAGTCTGCAGCAGGCTGTTTTAATAACCTCACTGTGCATCCACGAACAAGCAAACGTCCGCCCCAACATCACCGAAGTTGTTCATGCGCTCGAGTACTTGGCCACTCAGGCAGACACCTCGCGTAAGGGCAGATCTCAAGTTCCGGCATCACCGCTCCGTCTCATGTAG